A single region of the Lacerta agilis isolate rLacAgi1 chromosome 9, rLacAgi1.pri, whole genome shotgun sequence genome encodes:
- the FAM219B gene encoding protein FAM219B, which translates to MEAAAAAAGGGVEPPGRREVATLPGPSRDTGQRDKKRTSRETPVEKRGPYLMSKTPSIQDKLQKHREMAKAMLRRKGGAFSGAVRHQPKLPAKRSVKFNKGYAALSQISDETLVSLDSDSDEELESRCSSGYSSAEVNQDLSRQLLQDGYRLDEIPDDEDLDLIPPKPVSSSPCPCCFGESASCSIQ; encoded by the exons ATGGAGGCGGCGGCCGCGGCGGCGGGAGGCGGTGTGGAGCCTCCGGGTCGGAGGGAGGTCGCGACGCTGCCCGGGCCCAGCAGAGACACG GGGCAGAGGGACAAGAAGAGGACAAGCAGGGAAACACCAGTGGAGAAAAGGGGGCCGTACCTTATGAGCAAAACTCCTTCCATTCAGGACAAGCTAC AGAAACATCGCGAGATGGCAAAGGCGATGCTGCGGAGGAAGGGAGGCGCATTCTCAGGAGCCGTCCGGCACCAGCCCAAGCTACCAGCCAAGAG GTCAGTGAAGTTCAACAAGGGCTATGCTGCCCTCAGCCAGATCTCAGATGAAACCCTGGTGTCCCTGGACTCTGACAG TGATGAGGAGCTGGAATCAAGATGTTCCTCCGGTTACTCCTCTGCAGAG GTCAACCAGGATCTCAGCCGCCAGCTGCTGCAAGATGGGTATCGGCTCGATGAAATCCCAGACGACGAGGACCTTGACCTCATCCCTCCCAAGCCTGTGTCATCCTCACCATGTCCCTGCTGCTTTGGGGAGTCTGCCTCCTGCTCCATCCAGTAA
- the LOC117052897 gene encoding cytochrome c oxidase subunit 5A, mitochondrial — protein MLAAAQLLLRRRCAAPVLRGLVPRAAPAAALPVRCYSHGSHESDEEFDARWVTYFNKPDIDAWELRKGMNTLVGYDLVPEPKIIDAALRACRRLNDFASAVRILEVVKDKAGPHKEIYPYVIQELRPTLNELGISTPEELGLDKV, from the exons ATGTTGGCAGCCGCTCagctcctcctccgccgccgctgcGCCGCGCCCGTCCTCCGCGGCCTCGTCCCCCGCGCGGCCCCCGCAG CTGCATTGCCTGTGCGCTGCTATTCTCACGGGTCACATGAGTCAGATGAAGAGTTTGATGCTCGCTGGGTGACGTACTTTAATAAACCGGATATCGATGCCTGGGAGCTAAGGAAAG GCATGAACACACTGGTTGGTTATGACCTGGTTCCAGAACCAAAAATCATTGATGCTGCTTTGAGGGCATGCCGACGACTAAATGACTTTGCTAGCGCAGTCCGTATCTTAGAAGTTGTAAAG GACAAAGCAGGGCCTCACAAGGAAATATACCCATATGTTATCCAGGAACTTAGACCAACATTGAATGAGTTGGGAATCTCAACTCCAGAGGAACTTGGCCTGGACAAAGTGTAA